From Dasypus novemcinctus isolate mDasNov1 chromosome 11, mDasNov1.1.hap2, whole genome shotgun sequence, one genomic window encodes:
- the CALHM4 gene encoding calcium homeostasis modulator protein 4: MSPTLNNIISSLQRSGTFINSLIAALTIGGQQVFSTFTFKCPCQVGKNVYYGSAFLVLPALILLIAGYALRSQTWTLSEHCCSCAAPRRRPSPRERRLACLGFVGVTGRALVAPLTWLAATLLTGTYYECAASEFASVDHYPVFDNVSASKREELLAGFPCCSSTPSDMTLVRDELALLHRYQSQMLGWILITLATTSALVSCCLAKCCSPLTSLQHHYWTNHFHNERALFRQAAEQHSRLLSMQRMKKLFGFIPGSEDVKQIRIPSCQDWREISAPSLLCVGDDSQGSYSFIGDRVGEDNEEGKSGGIELQP, translated from the exons ATGAGCCCAACTCTCAACAATATCATATCTTCACTACAAAGAAGTGGAACATTTATCAATTCTTTGATCGCTGCTCTGACGATTGGCGGGCAACAAGTGTTCTCCACTTTCACATTCAAATGTCCCTGTCAGGTTGGCAAAAACGTCTACTACGGCTCTGCTTTTCTAGTCCTTCCTGCCTTGATCCTTTTGATTGCCGGCTATGCCCTGAGGAGCCAAACGTGGACCCTTAGTGAACACTGCTGCAGCTGTGCAGCTCCGCGCCGCAGGCCCAGCCCCCGGGAACGCAGGCTGGCCTGCCTCGGCTTCGTCGGCGTCACCGGCAGGGCACTGGTTGCTCCGTTAACGTGGCTGGCGGCGACGCTGCTCACAGGCACGTACTACGAGTGTGCAGCAAGCGAGTTTGCTTCTGTGGACCATTACCCGGTATTCGACAACGTCAGTGCCAGCAAACGGGAAGAGCTCCTCGCTGGGTTTCCATGCTGCAGTTCAACTCCTTCTGACATGACCCTGGTAAGAGATGAATTGGCTCTTCTGCACAGATACCAGTCGCAA ATGCTAGGCTGGATTTTGATCACCTTGGCAACCACCTCTGCCCTAGTCTCCTGTTGTTTGGCGAAGTGCTGCTCTCCCCTCACCTCTCTGCAGCATCACTACTGGACCAATCACTTCCATAATGAGAGGGCGCTCTTCCGACAAGCTGCAGAGCAGCACTCACGACTCCTCAGCATGCAGCGCATGAAGAAACTGTTTGGCTTCATTCCCGGGAGTGAGGATGTCAAACAAATCCGTATCCCTTCTTGCCAGGACTGGAGAGAAATTTCAGCCCCCAGTCTCTTATGTGTGGGTGATGACTCACAGGGTTCCTATAGCTTCATTGGAGACAGGGTAGGTGAGGATAATGAGGAAGGCAAATCAGGAGGTATTGAATTACAACCTTGA